From one Ignavibacteria bacterium genomic stretch:
- a CDS encoding Bax inhibitor-1/YccA family protein, protein MNSFDVNTRPFAAAVDADALRTYVQKVYAWMIGGLLTTSVTAWLVASSPAIISAVFGTPLIWVFMLAPIAMVWILASRVDTMKPSTAAGLFIAYSLVNGIAFASIFLVYELGSIFQVFFIAAGMYAAAAVYGYTTKRDLTGMGSFLFMGLIGILIAMFVNWFLNSPAITWAVSVIGVLIFTGLTAYDMQRIKEQAIVMYSGDALASKRAIVGALSLYLNFVNLFLFLLRLFGDRR, encoded by the coding sequence TGCTGCCGTGGATGCCGATGCACTACGTACCTACGTGCAAAAAGTGTATGCGTGGATGATAGGGGGCTTACTCACAACGTCAGTCACCGCGTGGCTTGTTGCATCGAGTCCTGCCATCATCAGTGCCGTTTTTGGGACACCGCTCATTTGGGTGTTTATGCTGGCTCCCATCGCAATGGTGTGGATACTGGCATCCCGCGTTGACACGATGAAACCCAGCACCGCTGCCGGATTGTTTATTGCCTACTCACTGGTTAACGGAATTGCATTTGCCAGTATCTTCCTTGTGTACGAGCTTGGCAGTATCTTCCAGGTGTTCTTCATTGCAGCAGGGATGTATGCTGCCGCCGCAGTGTACGGTTATACTACCAAACGCGATCTGACGGGGATGGGCTCGTTCCTGTTCATGGGCCTTATTGGAATTCTGATTGCCATGTTCGTAAACTGGTTTCTGAACAGCCCGGCAATTACCTGGGCTGTAAGTGTGATTGGCGTGCTAATCTTTACCGGGCTTACAGCCTACGATATGCAACGCATTAAGGAGCAGGCTATCGTGATGTATTCGGGCGACGCACTTGCATCGAAACGGGCAATTGTTGGTGCATTGTCACTCTACCTGAATTTCGTTAACCTGTTCCTGTTCCTGCTGCGCTTATTCGGCGACCGGCGATAA
- a CDS encoding tetratricopeptide repeat protein, whose amino-acid sequence MVTMDTSTPVDIDLAPEVVRLLESAETNRALTLAAQCVETYPEYIGGYILLADCYHVLGQTEAARIILDAAGALFPDRLIVTERMQGLSARPHWPVPPEVKVPADNPEEVYGSATDATEGLHRQQPQEVVIEHHSPLRDIKNSDTVKTTQVFPLRVIELVPSGGADRKIRSTNMRLIPGLEYTSLRFESTSLRDYHAVHSLTQPPPFREFHPPRNTSGRSSAAPREASLEQMAAKLGKLRRSRSGSDEPVPAPAITTPPPAVASITLAGIYMQQQNYDAALAMLQLLVPKSQEQQKRITDLIAECKQRLSSS is encoded by the coding sequence ATGGTAACCATGGATACGTCCACACCGGTTGATATTGACCTTGCTCCCGAAGTGGTTCGATTGCTTGAGAGCGCAGAAACCAACCGCGCTTTAACTCTGGCCGCTCAGTGTGTAGAAACGTATCCTGAGTACATTGGTGGTTATATTCTGCTGGCCGATTGCTACCACGTACTTGGTCAGACCGAGGCAGCACGAATCATCCTTGATGCGGCAGGCGCACTGTTCCCCGACCGGTTAATCGTGACCGAACGAATGCAGGGTCTGTCTGCCCGGCCGCACTGGCCCGTACCGCCAGAAGTGAAGGTGCCTGCTGACAATCCCGAAGAGGTGTACGGTTCTGCCACTGATGCTACTGAGGGATTGCACAGACAGCAGCCACAGGAAGTTGTGATCGAACACCATAGCCCCCTGAGGGATATCAAGAACTCCGATACCGTAAAAACTACTCAGGTATTCCCTCTCCGCGTTATCGAACTGGTACCGTCAGGTGGGGCCGACAGAAAGATCCGCAGTACAAACATGAGGCTGATTCCGGGTTTGGAATATACCTCGCTCCGGTTTGAGAGTACATCACTTCGCGACTACCACGCTGTACACTCACTCACCCAACCGCCGCCCTTCCGGGAATTCCATCCTCCACGGAATACGTCCGGCCGTTCGTCTGCAGCACCCCGGGAAGCCAGCCTTGAGCAGATGGCGGCCAAGCTTGGGAAGCTGCGGAGATCCAGATCCGGCAGCGATGAACCTGTTCCCGCTCCCGCGATAACTACCCCGCCCCCGGCTGTAGCTTCGATTACTCTTGCCGGTATTTACATGCAACAGCAGAACTACGATGCCGCGCTGGCCATGCTGCAGTTACTTGTCCCCAAATCCCAGGAACAACAAAAACGTATTACCGACTTGATTGCGGAATGTAAGCAACGCCTTTCATCATCATAA